One bacterium genomic window, TCGGGGCCGAACGAAAACGCCAACGCCGGGGACCGGGGCCCACGCCGCCGCGCAGAGGTTCCCTCCGTGTCCACCGCAACCCCGCTCAACACGACGCCGTAGTCGCGCACCGCCGCCTCGAGCGTCACGAGGCCGCGGCGGACGTCGCGTGCCACCGCGTCGGGGTCTCGCTCAAACGGATCGCCGTACCCCCCCCCGCCCTGCGAATAGAACGCGACGGTCTCGCCAGGCTGCAACAGCAGCTCGTCGATCTTGCCGGTGTCGCGCGACTCGCTGCCCTCACTCGTGACCGTCGCGTGGCCGAGCACGCCAGGCGCCCCGCCGAGCCGCCCCCAGGGACGAAACTGGATCCGCTCCATCCCACGCGCCGTGAGCACCGTGTCCGGCGACAGGACGCGCAGCGCCAGCTCGATGCCCATCCCGCCGCGATATCGGCCCGGCCCGCCGGAGTCCGGCCGCAGGCCGTAGCGTTCGATCAGGATGGGCATGTCGGTTTCCAGCGTCTCGGCCGGGACGTTTCGAAGGAATCCCACACAGAAGTCCATGCCGTCGATCCCGTCGCGCATCGGACGCCCGCCCGACCCGCCGACGATCGGCTGAATTACCCCCACCCGCTGGCCGCCGGTACGCGGATCGTACATCGCGAGCAGCACGACGCAGGCCTGCCCGGCCCCGGCTGCCGGGATCTCGGACGGCAACGCCTGCCCGAGCAACCCCAGCATGACGTCCATGATCCGGATCATCGTGGCGGCCCGGACGCCGACCGCTGCGGGCGGCTGCGGGTTCAGCATGCTCCCGCGAGGCGCGTGCGTATGCACGGGCCGCACCAGGCCGCTGTTGTACGGGATGCCGCGATCGCGCGTACGGAAGTATCGGCAGATCGTCGGGACGAACATCGCGTGGGCCTTCTGGTCGAGCGACGGCAGGTTGAACGCGCCGCGGACCTGGTGGTCCGTGCCGGTGAAGTCGAGGAAGAGCTCGCTGCCGCGGACCTCCATGCGGCAGCGCAGGCGCATCGGCGCACCGCCCCACGCGTCGCCCTCAAGGTAGTCCCAAAACTCGTACACGCCGTCCGGAATCTCTTCGATAAACTGCCGGGCGCGCCGCTCGGCCCAGTCCAGCACGCCCACGATGCCGGCCTCGACGCGGTCGAAGCCGTACCGGTCAACCAGTTGCTGCATGCGGCGTTCCGCGGTTACGACACACGCCAGCAGCGCCTTGAGATCGCCCCAGTTCTGAGTCGGGATCCGGCAGTTGTCGAGCACGAGGCGCAGGATCGCCGCGTTGAGGGCGCCGCGTTCGTAGAGCTTGACCGGGCGCAGGCGGAAGCCCTCTTGAAAGATGTCGTAGCAGGTCGGCGAGATGCTCCCGGGGACCTTCCCTCCGACGTCGGAGCTGTGGACGAAGCAGCTCGCGAAGCACAGCAGGCGGCCATCGGCGAAGATCGGCACAATGAGGTACAGATCGGCGAGGTGCGTCACGAGCCCACCGGTCGTGTACGGATCGTTCGTCAGGACGACGTCGCCCGGGGCCCAGTCCGGAAACGCCTCGATGACGCCGCGGTGCGGTTTGCCGGGGTTGTTCGTGGTCCCAATGGTCAGCGGCGCCGCGAACACCTCGCCCTCGCGTGTCACCAGCGTCGCGCTGAAATCCCCGGTCTCCTTGACGAACACCGTGAACCCGGTCCGCAGCACGGTCGAGGCCATTTCCTCGGTGACCGCCTGGAAGCGGTTGTGGAGTATCTCGAGCAGCACGCGGTCGACTGAGGACCCCTCCGTCATGAGCGGGCGGGTGCCGGACCTTCGGCGCGCTCCACGCCACCCATGCGCGCGTGGAGCGCGCGCACGATCTCGGCGATCCCCTCGGGCGCGGGGCAGTGCCCCCGGGCGGCCCGCGCGTCGACCTCACGCATTGTCCGGTTTTTGAGGTAGTTACGCAGCGAGAGCGGATACGCCATCAAGCTGCGGTTCAACGCCAGCTGCATCGCATCGGACCACACGGCCTCGAAGGCTTCCCGCTCCGGACCAAAGGCGTACTCGGTCTGGCGCGTCGCCCGGAGCGATCGGAGCGCGCTGGTGGCCGCCGCGTCGACCTGCCCGTCCCGAAGCGCGACCCCGTAGTCCGCTCGCGCTGATGCCGTGGAGACGAGACCCCGGCGCACATCCGACTCCACGAGCGCCGGATCCCGAGCGAAGGGATCACCGTAACCGCCGCCCCCCTGTGACGCGAACGTCACCGTGTCGCCTGGCTGGAGTAGCAGCTCGTCGATGCGCCCAGTCGGCGTCTCGTCGGCGGTGCCCTCGTTCTTAACCGCAGTACCGGGCTTGCCGGGGAGACCACCCAACCGGCCCCAGGGCCTGAACTGCATGCGTTCCATGCCCCGCGCAGTCATGACGGTGTCGGGAGCGAAGATGCGCACCATGAGCTCGATCCCGCAGCCGCCTCGATAGCGACCGGGGCCCCCGGAGTCGGGCCGCAGGCCATACCGCTCGATCAGAATCGGCATGTCCGTTTCCAGCGTTTCGGCCGGGACGTTTCGAAGGTAGCCGACGGCGAAGTCCATGCCGTCGATCCCGTCACGCATCGGCCGCCCGCCGGAGCCGCCGCAAATTGGCTGGACCACGCCGACCAAGTGCTTGCCCGTCCGGACGTCCGCCATCGCGAGCAGCACGATACACGCCTGCCCCGCACCGGCGGCAGGCAGTCGTTCCGGCTGTGCTTGGCTCAGAACCCCAATGACAACGTCCATCAACCGGATGAACGTGGCCGCCCGCACACCCACGGCCGCGGGCGGCTCGGGGTTGAGGAGGCTGCCGAGCGGCGCGTGGTTCGTGACCATCCTCACCATCCCGGTGTTCCACGGCACCGACGGGTCCAGCGTGCGGAAGTACCGCACGAGGGACGGCACCAGCATGAAATGCCCCTGCTGGTTGCACGATGGCAGGTTGAACGCCGCGCGGACCTGAGGATCGGTGCCCTCGAAATCCATGAACAACTCGTCACCGTGGACGACCAGTCGGCACCGCAGCCGGATCGGATATCCGCCGTCAAGGGCATCCAGGTAGTCCCAAAATGTGTATTCACCGTCCGGGATCTCCCGAATCATCGCGCGCACGAGGCGCTCCGCGTACCCCATCAGATCCTCGATCCCTTGCTCCACCTGCTCGATGCCGTAGCGGGCCACGAGCTCGTGAAGGCGGCGTTCGCCGGTGTTGAGCGACGCCATAAGCGCCTGGAGGTCGCCCAAGTTCTGCTCGGGAATCCGGCAGTTGTCGAGGAAGATGTTGAGGATCTGCTGGTTGAGCTGGCCGCGGTCGTACAGCTTCACGGGCGCGATCCGCACGCCCTCCTGAAAGATGTCGTAGCTCGTCGGCGTGATGCTGCCCGGCACCTTGCCGCCGACGTCGGAGGAATGGACGAAGCTACATCCGAACGCGATGATCCGGCCGTCGGCGAAAATCGGCTTCACCAGGTACACATCGGCGAGGTGCGTTGAGAGGCCGGCGGTCGCATACGGATCGTTCGCGATGACGATGTCGCCCTCGTGCCACTCGGGAATCGCGGAGATCACACCCTGGCCCGGGAGGCCGAGCGACAGGCTCACGCCCGTGGACACCGGCGACCCGAACGTCTCCCCGGAC contains:
- a CDS encoding hydantoinase B/oxoprolinase family protein, yielding MLLEILHNRFQAVTEEMASTVLRTGFTVFVKETGDFSATLVTREGEVFAAPLTIGTTNNPGKPHRGVIEAFPDWAPGDVVLTNDPYTTGGLVTHLADLYLIVPIFADGRLLCFASCFVHSSDVGGKVPGSISPTCYDIFQEGFRLRPVKLYERGALNAAILRLVLDNCRIPTQNWGDLKALLACVVTAERRMQQLVDRYGFDRVEAGIVGVLDWAERRARQFIEEIPDGVYEFWDYLEGDAWGGAPMRLRCRMEVRGSELFLDFTGTDHQVRGAFNLPSLDQKAHAMFVPTICRYFRTRDRGIPYNSGLVRPVHTHAPRGSMLNPQPPAAVGVRAATMIRIMDVMLGLLGQALPSEIPAAGAGQACVVLLAMYDPRTGGQRVGVIQPIVGGSGGRPMRDGIDGMDFCVGFLRNVPAETLETDMPILIERYGLRPDSGGPGRYRGGMGIELALRVLSPDTVLTARGMERIQFRPWGRLGGAPGVLGHATVTSEGSESRDTGKIDELLLQPGETVAFYSQGGGGYGDPFERDPDAVARDVRRGLVTLEAAVRDYGVVLSGVAVDTEGTSARRRGPRSPALAFSFGPERNRWEAVWSDKAQLALHAALDAQPPGFRSYMREALIRMLGSNSGRERPVRAAEVADAVRELRERIVSLI
- a CDS encoding hydantoinase B/oxoprolinase family protein, with the translated sequence MPTDPVFLEIFKNRIQAISEEMANVVLRTGFTVFVKETADFGVCLLSPSGETFGSPVSTGVSLSLGLPGQGVISAIPEWHEGDIVIANDPYATAGLSTHLADVYLVKPIFADGRIIAFGCSFVHSSDVGGKVPGSITPTSYDIFQEGVRIAPVKLYDRGQLNQQILNIFLDNCRIPEQNLGDLQALMASLNTGERRLHELVARYGIEQVEQGIEDLMGYAERLVRAMIREIPDGEYTFWDYLDALDGGYPIRLRCRLVVHGDELFMDFEGTDPQVRAAFNLPSCNQQGHFMLVPSLVRYFRTLDPSVPWNTGMVRMVTNHAPLGSLLNPEPPAAVGVRAATFIRLMDVVIGVLSQAQPERLPAAGAGQACIVLLAMADVRTGKHLVGVVQPICGGSGGRPMRDGIDGMDFAVGYLRNVPAETLETDMPILIERYGLRPDSGGPGRYRGGCGIELMVRIFAPDTVMTARGMERMQFRPWGRLGGLPGKPGTAVKNEGTADETPTGRIDELLLQPGDTVTFASQGGGGYGDPFARDPALVESDVRRGLVSTASARADYGVALRDGQVDAAATSALRSLRATRQTEYAFGPEREAFEAVWSDAMQLALNRSLMAYPLSLRNYLKNRTMREVDARAARGHCPAPEGIAEIVRALHARMGGVERAEGPAPARS